The following coding sequences are from one Streptomyces sp. V3I7 window:
- a CDS encoding DUF397 domain-containing protein: MSALPRIVPSSTDLYGVRWLRSSYSTGANNCVETARPRSGPPAGLLAVRDSKDPAGPALLFSPGSWAAFLAGLR, encoded by the coding sequence ATGTCAGCACTGCCTCGGATCGTCCCCTCCAGTACCGATCTGTACGGCGTGCGATGGCTGCGCAGCAGCTACAGCACGGGAGCCAACAACTGCGTGGAGACGGCCCGGCCGCGCTCCGGTCCCCCGGCCGGACTGCTCGCCGTACGCGACTCCAAGGACCCGGCCGGGCCGGCGCTGCTCTTCTCCCCCGGGAGCTGGGCGGCCTTCCTCGCCGGGCTGCGCTGA
- a CDS encoding urease accessory protein UreD codes for MSVSEVRATARIAARADGRGGTALPVLEGEGPLAVRRTRADDPAGARVTLVGAMSGPLGGDRFTVEARVGEGARLDVRSAAATLALPGQLKGEARYDVRLDVADGGELRWLPEQLISAAGSDLRVTTVAELGAGARLVLREEQVLGRAGEEPGRLGSRLTVRIAGRTLLDQELSCGLGAPGGWDGPAVLAGHRTVGQLVVVRPEFRAEPPTARMLGDSAVLAPLAGPAVLVSAVASDALRLRRVLDEAAAVLEQG; via the coding sequence GTGAGCGTGAGCGAGGTGCGGGCCACCGCGCGGATCGCCGCGCGCGCCGACGGACGCGGCGGCACCGCGCTGCCCGTGCTGGAGGGCGAGGGCCCGCTCGCGGTCCGGCGCACCCGCGCCGACGATCCGGCCGGAGCGCGGGTGACGCTCGTCGGGGCGATGAGCGGACCGCTCGGCGGTGACCGCTTCACCGTGGAGGCACGGGTGGGGGAGGGCGCGCGGCTGGACGTACGCTCGGCCGCCGCGACCCTCGCGCTGCCGGGCCAGCTCAAAGGGGAGGCGCGGTACGACGTCCGGCTGGACGTGGCCGACGGGGGTGAACTGCGCTGGCTGCCCGAGCAGTTGATCTCGGCCGCCGGGAGCGACCTGCGCGTCACCACCGTCGCCGAACTCGGCGCTGGTGCGCGGCTCGTGCTGCGCGAGGAGCAGGTGCTGGGGAGGGCCGGCGAGGAACCCGGCAGGCTCGGCAGCCGGCTCACGGTGCGGATCGCCGGGCGGACCCTCCTCGACCAGGAACTGTCCTGCGGGCTGGGCGCGCCGGGCGGCTGGGACGGGCCCGCCGTCCTCGCGGGACATCGCACTGTGGGGCAACTGGTCGTCGTACGACCCGAGTTCCGGGCGGAGCCGCCTACGGCACGCATGCTGGGGGATTCCGCCGTGCTTGCCCCGCTCGCCGGGCCCGCCGTGCTGGTCAGCGCGGTCGCGTCCGACGCGTTGCGGCTGCGCCGGGTGCTCGATGAGGCGGCGGCGGTGCTGGAACAGGGCTGA
- a CDS encoding C40 family peptidase: protein MTALNRVPSLVFRAGTASALTIAAVSGSIVVPGLTAEAAAATTAHKALQIAASKRGAPYLWGATGPRRFDCSGLTLYSFKKAGKRLPRTAAQQYNRTRHVSAGHRKAGDLVFFHSGSSVYHVGIYAGKGRIWHAPKTGDVVRLQKIWTRNVWYGRVS from the coding sequence ATGACCGCGCTCAATCGTGTCCCGTCGCTTGTGTTCCGGGCGGGTACCGCCTCGGCGCTCACCATCGCCGCGGTGAGCGGCTCCATCGTCGTGCCGGGCCTCACCGCCGAAGCCGCTGCCGCCACGACGGCACACAAGGCACTCCAGATCGCCGCGTCCAAGAGGGGTGCCCCGTACTTGTGGGGTGCCACCGGACCTCGCCGCTTCGACTGCTCCGGGCTGACGCTGTACTCGTTCAAGAAGGCGGGCAAGCGCCTGCCGCGTACGGCCGCCCAGCAGTACAACCGCACACGCCACGTCTCGGCCGGCCACCGCAAGGCCGGGGACCTGGTCTTCTTCCATTCCGGGTCCAGCGTCTACCACGTCGGCATCTACGCCGGTAAGGGCCGGATCTGGCACGCTCCGAAGACCGGGGACGTGGTCAGACTCCAGAAGATCTGGACGAGGAACGTCTGGTACGGCCGGGTCAGCTGA
- a CDS encoding 8-amino-7-oxononanoate synthase — protein sequence MAFGWIDGQAEARRRAGLVRTLRPRPADSPLLDLASNDYLGLARHPEVIEGATAAARTWGGGSTGSRLVTGTTELHTELERELADFCGFEAALVFSSGYAANLAAVTALGPHGSLLVSDAGNHASLIDGCRLARGATQVVAHADPDAVRKALDTHDGPAVVVSDTVFSVDGDAAPLAALVAACREHGAGLLVDDAHGLGVLGDGGRGAARAAALAGADDVVVTATLSKSLGSQGGVVLGPARVIGHLVNAARTFIFDTGLAPAAAGAALAAVRLLRREPERAARAREVAAELHARLTAAGLEAVRPDAAVVSVRAPSPEGAVRWAADCRTAGLAVGCFRPPSVPDGISRLRLTARADLSRAEIERAVRLIVEARS from the coding sequence ATGGCGTTCGGCTGGATCGACGGCCAGGCGGAGGCGCGCCGGAGGGCCGGTCTCGTACGGACCCTGCGGCCCCGCCCCGCCGACTCGCCGCTGCTCGACCTGGCGAGCAACGACTACCTGGGCCTGGCCCGCCATCCCGAGGTCATCGAGGGCGCCACGGCGGCCGCACGCACGTGGGGCGGCGGCTCCACCGGCTCCCGGCTGGTCACCGGCACCACCGAGCTGCACACCGAACTCGAGCGTGAACTCGCCGACTTCTGCGGCTTCGAGGCCGCCCTGGTCTTCTCCTCCGGCTATGCCGCCAACCTCGCCGCGGTCACCGCGCTGGGCCCGCACGGCTCCCTCCTGGTCTCCGACGCGGGCAACCACGCCTCCCTGATCGACGGCTGCCGGCTGGCCCGGGGCGCCACCCAGGTCGTGGCGCACGCCGACCCGGACGCCGTACGCAAGGCGCTGGACACGCACGACGGGCCCGCGGTCGTCGTCTCCGACACGGTGTTCTCCGTCGACGGCGACGCCGCGCCGCTCGCCGCTCTCGTCGCCGCCTGCCGGGAGCACGGCGCGGGACTGCTCGTCGACGACGCGCACGGGCTCGGGGTGCTGGGCGACGGCGGCCGCGGAGCCGCACGGGCCGCCGCTCTCGCGGGCGCCGACGACGTCGTCGTCACGGCCACGCTGTCCAAGTCGCTGGGCAGCCAGGGCGGCGTGGTGCTCGGCCCGGCCCGGGTGATCGGCCATCTGGTCAACGCCGCCCGGACGTTCATCTTCGACACGGGGCTCGCCCCGGCCGCGGCGGGCGCGGCCCTGGCGGCCGTCAGACTGCTGCGTCGCGAGCCCGAGCGGGCGGCACGCGCGCGCGAGGTCGCCGCCGAGCTGCACGCGCGCCTGACCGCCGCGGGTCTGGAAGCGGTACGTCCGGACGCCGCGGTGGTCTCGGTGCGCGCGCCGTCCCCCGAGGGGGCCGTCCGCTGGGCCGCGGACTGCCGTACGGCGGGTCTGGCCGTGGGCTGTTTCCGTCCTCCTTCCGTGCCCGACGGCATCTCACGGCTGAGGCTGACCGCCCGTGCGGACCTGTCCCGGGCCGAGATCGAGCGCGCGGTGCGGCTGATCGTCGAGGCGCGGTCATGA
- a CDS encoding alpha/beta hydrolase: MYGEGPHLRDLRPKNRALALGSAGALVTATLITGALAAPAAGADSRLGRDSEAHGAAIAAARAAAAGIDWKDCPADWGLEKPIQCGWVTVPVDYARPNGKQIKLAVDRIGNTGTKSERQGALVYNPGGPGGSGLRFPRRVTTKNPIWANTSKAYDFVGFDPRGVGHSAPISCIDPQEFVKAPKADPVPDTEADKLAQRKLAGEYADGCAERSGAMLPHMTTPNTARDLDVMRAALGEKKINYLGVSYGTYLGAVYGTLFPGHIRRMIVDSVVNPSREKIWYEANLDQDVAFEGRWKDWEDWVAKNDAAFHLGTTRDAVQAKWVELRATAKKSPIGGVVGPAELISFFQSAPYYDSSWVPVASVFSKYVAGDTQALVDAASPDMSDTAGNAASENSNAVYTAVECADAKWPTSWDRWDRDNTRLNKDYPFMTWANAWMNLPCATWSAKQQTPIEVRTGNGLPPVMIVQSTHDAATPYDGAVELHRRFKGSRLITEKDAGSHGVTGLVNPCINDRVDTYLLTGKLDAEDVTCAPHATPKP; encoded by the coding sequence ATGTACGGGGAGGGGCCCCACTTGAGGGACTTGAGACCGAAGAACCGCGCCCTGGCGCTCGGGTCGGCGGGCGCGCTCGTCACGGCGACCCTGATAACCGGCGCCCTGGCGGCACCGGCCGCCGGGGCGGACAGCCGTCTCGGCCGGGACAGCGAGGCGCACGGCGCCGCGATCGCGGCGGCCCGGGCCGCCGCGGCCGGGATCGACTGGAAGGACTGCCCGGCGGACTGGGGGCTCGAGAAGCCGATCCAGTGCGGCTGGGTCACCGTGCCGGTCGACTACGCCCGGCCGAACGGCAAGCAGATCAAGCTCGCCGTCGACCGCATCGGCAACACCGGGACCAAGAGCGAGCGCCAGGGCGCGCTCGTCTACAACCCCGGCGGGCCGGGCGGCTCCGGCCTGCGCTTCCCGCGCCGGGTCACCACCAAGAACCCGATCTGGGCGAACACGTCCAAGGCGTACGACTTCGTGGGCTTCGACCCGCGCGGCGTCGGCCACTCCGCGCCGATCTCCTGCATCGACCCGCAGGAGTTCGTCAAGGCGCCCAAGGCCGATCCGGTGCCGGACACCGAGGCCGACAAGCTGGCCCAGCGCAAGCTGGCCGGCGAGTACGCCGACGGCTGCGCCGAGCGCAGCGGCGCGATGCTGCCGCACATGACCACGCCGAACACCGCGCGCGACCTGGACGTCATGCGGGCCGCGCTCGGCGAGAAGAAGATCAACTACCTCGGCGTCTCCTACGGCACCTACCTCGGCGCCGTCTACGGCACGCTGTTCCCGGGCCACATCCGCCGGATGATCGTCGACAGCGTCGTCAATCCCTCGCGGGAGAAGATCTGGTACGAGGCCAACCTCGACCAGGACGTCGCCTTCGAGGGCCGCTGGAAGGACTGGGAGGACTGGGTCGCCAAGAACGACGCGGCCTTCCACCTCGGCACCACCCGTGACGCCGTCCAGGCGAAGTGGGTCGAGCTGCGCGCCACCGCGAAGAAGAGTCCGATCGGCGGGGTCGTCGGCCCGGCCGAGCTGATCTCCTTCTTCCAGAGCGCCCCGTACTACGACTCGTCGTGGGTGCCGGTCGCCTCGGTGTTCAGCAAGTACGTCGCCGGCGACACGCAGGCGCTGGTCGACGCCGCCTCCCCGGACATGTCCGACACGGCGGGCAACGCGGCCTCGGAGAACAGCAACGCCGTGTACACCGCGGTCGAGTGCGCGGACGCCAAGTGGCCCACCAGCTGGGACAGGTGGGACCGCGACAACACCCGGCTGAACAAGGACTACCCGTTCATGACCTGGGCCAACGCATGGATGAACCTGCCGTGCGCCACCTGGTCCGCCAAGCAGCAGACCCCCATCGAGGTCCGCACCGGCAACGGTCTGCCGCCGGTCATGATCGTGCAGTCCACCCATGACGCCGCCACCCCGTACGACGGCGCCGTCGAACTGCACCGCCGCTTCAAGGGCTCCCGTCTGATCACCGAGAAGGACGCGGGCTCCCACGGTGTGACCGGTCTCGTCAACCCGTGCATCAACGACCGGGTCGACACCTACCTGCTCACCGGCAAGCTGGACGCCGAGGACGTGACCTGCGCGCCGCACGCGACGCCCAAGCCGTAA
- the ureG gene encoding urease accessory protein UreG, giving the protein MHLDHTHHGSAALSADAHRADGTRRALRIGLGGPVGSGKTATVAALCRALRDEWSLAVVTNDIYTREDAEFLLREAVLPPERITAVETGACPHTAIRDDISANLEAVEDLEDEVGPLDLVLVESGGDNLTATFSRGLVDAQIFVIDVAGGDDIPRKGGPGVTTADLLVVNKTDLAPYVGSDLGRMAADAKAQRGELPVVFQSLRGEAGVADVAAWVRGRVAEWRA; this is encoded by the coding sequence ATGCACCTCGACCACACCCACCACGGTTCCGCCGCACTCAGCGCGGATGCCCACCGGGCCGACGGGACGCGGCGGGCGCTGCGGATCGGGCTCGGCGGGCCCGTGGGGTCCGGGAAGACCGCGACCGTCGCCGCGTTGTGCCGGGCGCTGCGGGACGAGTGGTCCCTCGCCGTGGTCACCAATGACATCTATACCCGCGAGGACGCCGAATTCCTCCTGCGCGAGGCGGTGTTGCCGCCCGAGCGGATCACCGCCGTGGAGACCGGAGCCTGCCCGCACACCGCCATCCGGGACGACATCTCCGCCAACCTCGAAGCGGTCGAGGACCTGGAGGACGAGGTCGGGCCGCTCGACCTCGTCCTCGTCGAGTCGGGCGGGGACAACCTCACCGCCACCTTCTCCCGCGGGCTCGTGGACGCGCAGATCTTCGTGATCGACGTGGCCGGAGGGGACGACATTCCGCGCAAGGGCGGCCCCGGGGTGACGACGGCCGACCTGCTCGTGGTGAACAAGACCGACCTCGCCCCGTACGTCGGCTCCGACCTGGGGCGCATGGCGGCCGACGCCAAGGCCCAGCGGGGCGAACTCCCGGTCGTCTTCCAGTCTTTGCGCGGCGAGGCCGGTGTGGCGGACGTGGCCGCGTGGGTGCGGGGGCGCGTCGCCGAGTGGCGGGCGTGA
- a CDS encoding urease accessory protein UreF, with the protein MTRAALLVLADGRFPAGGHAHSGGAEAAVKAGRITGSASLEEFCRGRLHTAGLVAAALAAAAVLGVEARELDAAADARTPSPALRAAARRLGRQLLRAGRATWPSAELDAVAREFPKGAHQPVVQGLVARAAGLGADEAAYCAAYESVSGPATATVRLLSLDPFEASGALARLAPELDRVVDRAAEVARRAVEDGVDALPAASAPLLEIGAEAHAAWPVRLFAS; encoded by the coding sequence ATGACACGGGCGGCACTGCTCGTCCTGGCCGACGGCCGCTTCCCGGCCGGAGGTCACGCGCACTCCGGCGGCGCGGAGGCGGCCGTCAAGGCCGGGCGGATCACCGGGTCCGCGAGCCTGGAGGAGTTCTGCCGCGGCCGGCTGCACACGGCGGGACTGGTGGCCGCAGCGCTCGCCGCGGCGGCCGTACTCGGTGTGGAGGCACGGGAGTTGGACGCGGCGGCGGACGCGCGGACGCCGTCACCCGCCCTGCGCGCCGCCGCCCGGCGACTGGGGCGGCAGCTGCTGCGGGCCGGCCGGGCGACCTGGCCCTCGGCCGAACTCGACGCGGTGGCACGTGAGTTCCCCAAGGGGGCCCATCAGCCGGTGGTACAGGGGCTGGTGGCGCGCGCGGCCGGCCTGGGCGCCGACGAGGCGGCGTACTGCGCGGCGTACGAGAGTGTGAGCGGGCCGGCGACGGCGACGGTGCGGTTGCTGAGCCTGGACCCGTTCGAGGCGAGCGGGGCGCTGGCCCGGCTCGCGCCCGAGCTGGACCGGGTCGTGGACCGGGCGGCGGAGGTGGCCCGGCGCGCCGTCGAGGACGGGGTGGATGCCCTGCCCGCCGCCTCGGCACCGCTGCTGGAGATCGGCGCGGAGGCGCACGCAGCCTGGCCCGTACGGCTGTTCGCGTCCTGA
- a CDS encoding urease subunit beta, which produces MIPGEILFAEDPIACNAGREVTRLTVLNAADRPVQVGSHYHFAEANPGLEFDRAAARGKRLNVAAGTAVRFEPGIPVDVELVPLAGARIVPGLRGETGGALDA; this is translated from the coding sequence ATGATCCCCGGAGAGATCCTCTTCGCCGAGGACCCGATCGCCTGCAACGCGGGCCGCGAGGTCACCCGGCTCACCGTGCTCAACGCCGCCGACCGGCCCGTCCAGGTCGGCTCGCACTACCACTTCGCCGAGGCCAACCCCGGCCTGGAGTTCGACCGCGCCGCCGCGCGCGGCAAGCGGCTGAACGTCGCCGCCGGCACCGCCGTGCGCTTCGAACCCGGCATCCCCGTCGACGTCGAACTCGTCCCGCTCGCCGGTGCCCGGATCGTGCCCGGACTGCGCGGGGAGACCGGAGGTGCCCTCGATGCCTGA
- a CDS encoding type II toxin-antitoxin system Phd/YefM family antitoxin: MAYEIPVTQARAELADLINKVVYGGERVVVTRHGKPLVALVSAADLERLEQLQESTEDQVISSVSGVHDVSTTPRDHRRFGIAAEHRGTGGA; this comes from the coding sequence ATGGCCTACGAGATTCCGGTGACGCAAGCCAGGGCTGAGCTCGCCGACCTGATCAACAAGGTGGTGTACGGCGGCGAGCGGGTCGTCGTGACGCGGCACGGCAAGCCCCTCGTCGCCCTCGTCTCCGCCGCCGACCTCGAGCGGCTCGAACAGCTCCAGGAGTCCACCGAGGACCAGGTGATCAGCTCGGTCTCCGGCGTCCACGACGTCTCCACCACGCCCCGCGACCACCGCCGCTTCGGCATCGCCGCGGAGCACCGCGGTACCGGCGGCGCGTAG
- a CDS encoding helix-turn-helix transcriptional regulator: MQHGPAVRRRKLGAELRALRAGACLTSGEAARLVGWHQSKVSRIETGASGVKPADVRSLLDIYGVTDGQLREFLLALAYSESGGGRDHWWHAYRGVLPPAYRDFISLESQASGMRTLETSVIPGLLQTSEYARAVTRAAVGRTDDEPDDERLDALVEVRLARQDVLRSPRPLQLTAVLDEAVLRREVGGPEVMARQRRRLVEAARLPQVTLQVLPFAAGAHIGITGPFVIFSFPSTSDLDVVVLDHLTSSLHLERKEDLQAYSEAFDSLRIHALSPEDSLDYLAGTG, translated from the coding sequence ATGCAGCACGGTCCCGCGGTGCGCCGGCGGAAACTGGGTGCCGAATTGCGTGCCCTGCGTGCCGGCGCCTGTCTCACGAGCGGCGAGGCGGCCCGGCTGGTGGGCTGGCACCAGTCGAAGGTGAGCCGTATCGAGACGGGCGCGAGCGGCGTGAAACCGGCGGACGTGCGGTCACTCCTGGACATCTACGGAGTGACCGACGGCCAACTGCGCGAGTTCTTACTCGCGTTGGCGTATTCCGAGAGCGGCGGCGGCCGCGACCACTGGTGGCACGCGTACCGGGGCGTCCTGCCGCCCGCCTACCGGGACTTCATCAGCCTGGAGTCGCAGGCGAGCGGGATGCGCACACTGGAGACCTCGGTGATCCCCGGGCTGCTCCAGACGTCCGAGTACGCCCGTGCGGTGACCAGGGCCGCAGTGGGCCGGACGGACGACGAACCCGACGACGAGCGGCTGGACGCCCTGGTGGAGGTGCGCCTCGCCCGGCAGGACGTCCTGCGCTCACCGCGGCCCCTTCAGCTGACCGCCGTCCTGGACGAGGCGGTGCTGCGGCGGGAGGTCGGCGGGCCGGAGGTGATGGCGCGGCAGCGGCGGCGGCTGGTCGAGGCGGCCCGGTTGCCCCAAGTCACGCTCCAGGTACTGCCGTTCGCTGCGGGAGCACATATCGGCATCACCGGTCCTTTCGTTATCTTCTCATTTCCGAGCACTTCTGATCTGGATGTGGTCGTTCTCGACCACTTGACGAGTAGCCTCCATCTCGAACGGAAAGAAGACCTCCAGGCCTACTCGGAGGCCTTCGACTCCCTTCGGATACACGCGCTTTCACCCGAGGACTCGTTGGATTACCTCGCCGGGACAGGGTGA
- a CDS encoding urease subunit gamma has protein sequence MQLTPHEQERLLIHVAADVAERRRARGLRLNHPEAVALITSHLLEGARDGRTVAELMSSGCKVLTRDDVMDGVPEMIHDVQVEATFPDGTKLVTVHEPIV, from the coding sequence GTGCAACTGACCCCGCACGAGCAAGAGCGGCTGCTGATCCACGTGGCGGCCGACGTGGCCGAGAGGCGCCGGGCCCGCGGGCTGCGGCTGAACCACCCCGAGGCCGTCGCGCTCATCACCTCGCACCTCCTCGAAGGCGCCCGGGACGGCCGCACGGTCGCCGAACTCATGTCCTCCGGATGCAAGGTGCTCACCCGGGACGACGTCATGGACGGCGTCCCCGAGATGATCCACGACGTGCAGGTGGAGGCGACCTTCCCCGACGGCACCAAGCTCGTCACCGTCCACGAGCCGATCGTCTGA
- a CDS encoding ATP-dependent Clp protease proteolytic subunit codes for MIRSSARYVLPEFTERTSAGQRTLDPYAKLLEERIVFLGTPVDDTSANDVTAQFMHLEHRSPDQDISLYINSPGGSFSAMTAIYDTLRYVTCDVETICLGQAGASAAVLLAAGTPGKRYVLPGARIVIEQPSLPDPVHGQPSDLAIQAAELTRIRALLEELLVRHTGRSPDQVSHDLERDLILDARGALEYGLVDGVVPSRKASRTAPDAE; via the coding sequence GTGATCCGATCGTCCGCCCGATATGTCCTGCCCGAGTTCACCGAGCGCACGAGCGCCGGCCAACGCACGCTCGATCCGTACGCCAAGCTGCTGGAGGAGCGGATCGTCTTCCTCGGCACGCCGGTCGACGACACCTCGGCGAACGACGTGACAGCGCAGTTCATGCACCTGGAGCACCGGTCGCCGGACCAGGACATCTCGCTGTACATCAACTCCCCCGGCGGCTCGTTCAGCGCGATGACGGCGATCTACGACACGCTGCGGTACGTCACCTGCGACGTGGAGACCATCTGCCTGGGGCAGGCCGGCGCGTCCGCGGCGGTGCTGCTCGCGGCCGGCACCCCGGGCAAACGGTACGTCCTGCCGGGCGCGCGGATCGTGATCGAGCAGCCGTCGCTGCCGGATCCGGTGCACGGCCAGCCGAGCGATCTCGCCATCCAGGCCGCGGAGTTGACCCGGATCCGCGCCCTGCTGGAGGAGCTGCTCGTACGCCATACGGGGCGGTCCCCGGATCAGGTCAGCCATGACCTGGAGCGGGACCTCATCCTCGACGCCCGGGGCGCGCTGGAGTACGGGCTGGTGGACGGCGTCGTCCCCAGCCGCAAGGCGTCGCGCACGGCGCCGGACGCGGAGTGA
- a CDS encoding urease subunit alpha yields the protein MPEISRAAYADLFGPTTGDRIRLADTDLLIEIEEDRSGGPGRAGDEAVFGGGKVIRESMGQSRATRADGTPDTVITGAVIVDHWGVVKADIGIRDGRITGIGKAGNPDTMDGVHPELVIGPETEVIAGNGRILTAGAIDAHVHFICPQIADEALASGVTTLVGGGTGPAEGSKATTVTPGPWHLARMLEAMERYPLNIGLLGKGNTVSHEAMLSQIRGGALGLKLHEDWGSTPAVIDAALTVADRTGIQVAIHTDTLNEAGFVGDTLAAIGGRVIHAYHTEGAGGGHAPDIMTVVSEPHVLPSSTNPTRPFTVNTAEEHLDMLMVCHHLNPAVPEDLAFAESRIRPSTIGAEDILHDLGAISIISSDSQAMGRVGEVILRTWQTAHVMKRRRGALPGDGRADNRRVRRYVAKYTINPALAQGLAREVGSVESGKLADLVLWDPAFFGVKPQLVIKGGQIAYAQMGDANASIPTPQPILPRPMYGAMGRAPAANSVNFVAPLALEDGLPERLGLGKRFVAIDSTRQVTKADMRENDARPRVEVDPDSFAVHIDGELVEAVPAAELPMAQRYFLF from the coding sequence ATGCCTGAGATCTCCCGCGCCGCGTACGCCGACCTGTTCGGCCCCACCACCGGCGACCGGATCCGGCTCGCCGACACCGACCTGCTGATCGAGATCGAGGAGGACCGCAGCGGCGGGCCCGGCCGCGCCGGCGACGAGGCGGTCTTCGGCGGCGGCAAGGTCATCCGCGAGTCCATGGGCCAGTCCCGTGCCACGCGCGCGGACGGCACACCCGACACCGTCATCACCGGAGCGGTGATCGTCGACCACTGGGGCGTCGTCAAGGCCGACATCGGCATCCGCGACGGGCGGATCACCGGGATCGGCAAGGCGGGCAACCCCGACACGATGGACGGAGTGCACCCGGAGCTGGTCATCGGGCCCGAGACGGAGGTCATCGCGGGCAACGGGCGGATCCTGACGGCGGGCGCGATCGACGCGCACGTCCACTTCATCTGCCCGCAGATCGCCGACGAGGCGCTCGCCTCGGGCGTCACCACCCTGGTCGGCGGCGGCACCGGGCCCGCCGAGGGCTCCAAGGCCACCACCGTGACGCCCGGACCGTGGCATCTGGCCCGGATGCTGGAGGCGATGGAGCGCTACCCGCTCAACATCGGCCTCCTCGGCAAGGGCAACACCGTCTCGCACGAGGCGATGCTGTCGCAGATCCGCGGCGGCGCGCTCGGCCTGAAGCTGCACGAGGACTGGGGCTCCACCCCCGCCGTCATCGACGCCGCGCTGACCGTCGCCGACCGGACCGGCATCCAGGTCGCCATCCACACGGACACCCTCAACGAGGCCGGTTTCGTGGGCGACACGCTCGCCGCGATCGGCGGGCGGGTCATCCACGCGTACCACACGGAGGGCGCGGGCGGCGGGCACGCGCCGGACATCATGACCGTGGTGTCCGAGCCGCACGTACTGCCCAGCTCGACCAACCCGACGCGGCCGTTCACCGTGAACACCGCCGAGGAACACCTCGACATGCTGATGGTCTGCCACCATCTGAACCCGGCCGTCCCTGAGGACCTGGCCTTCGCCGAGTCGCGGATCCGGCCCTCGACCATCGGGGCCGAGGACATCCTGCACGATCTGGGCGCCATCTCGATCATCTCGTCCGACTCCCAGGCCATGGGCCGCGTCGGCGAGGTGATCCTGCGGACCTGGCAGACGGCGCACGTCATGAAGCGGCGGCGCGGCGCCCTGCCGGGCGACGGACGCGCGGACAACCGGCGCGTACGGCGCTACGTCGCCAAGTACACGATCAACCCGGCGCTGGCCCAGGGGCTGGCGCGCGAGGTCGGCTCGGTGGAGAGCGGCAAGCTCGCCGACCTGGTGCTGTGGGACCCCGCGTTCTTCGGGGTCAAGCCGCAACTCGTCATCAAGGGCGGGCAGATCGCGTACGCGCAGATGGGCGACGCCAACGCCTCGATCCCGACGCCGCAGCCGATCCTGCCCCGGCCGATGTACGGCGCCATGGGCCGCGCGCCCGCCGCGAACTCGGTCAACTTCGTCGCCCCGCTCGCTCTTGAGGACGGGCTGCCGGAGCGGCTGGGGCTCGGCAAGCGCTTCGTCGCGATCGACTCCACGCGTCAGGTGACCAAGGCGGACATGCGCGAGAACGACGCGCGCCCGCGGGTCGAGGTGGACCCCGACAGCTTCGCCGTGCACATCGACGGCGAGCTGGTGGAGGCGGTACCGGCCGCCGAACTGCCCATGGCCCAGCGCTACTTCCTCTTCTGA
- a CDS encoding ATP-binding protein, with protein sequence MADHLEASLTLPSDPASVSAARTYVVGTLAEWGLASDTDVVDTVRLIVSELATNAVQHTLGQSPTFTVDVALDRDERLRIGVTDSHPRLPKRLPAAVQQDNGRGMVIIRCLTAECGGRMRIRPTREGGKTVSIELPWVVTAPREGAAADRKGRVS encoded by the coding sequence ATGGCAGACCATCTGGAAGCATCCCTCACGCTGCCGAGCGATCCCGCCTCGGTCTCCGCCGCCCGCACCTATGTCGTGGGCACGCTCGCGGAGTGGGGGCTGGCGTCGGACACGGACGTCGTCGACACCGTCCGGCTGATCGTCTCCGAACTGGCCACCAACGCCGTACAGCACACCCTCGGGCAGTCACCCACCTTCACGGTGGACGTCGCCCTCGATCGTGACGAACGGCTGCGCATCGGTGTGACGGACAGCCACCCGCGCCTGCCGAAGAGACTTCCCGCCGCCGTCCAGCAGGACAACGGGCGCGGGATGGTCATCATCCGCTGCCTTACCGCCGAGTGCGGCGGCAGGATGCGCATCCGGCCCACCCGCGAGGGCGGCAAGACCGTCTCCATCGAGCTGCCGTGGGTGGTGACGGCGCCCCGGGAAGGCGCCGCCGCCGACAGAAAAGGCCGGGTCAGCTGA